From a region of the Aeoliella mucimassa genome:
- a CDS encoding metallopeptidase produces MPSSLTLLLFLCLSAATPAALADSTIAVTNHESGSTVRYSVVLLEGTIPSDAGPLTIENLNAPEYAEPVRVVQHEGKFRALVELGKGRNRIRLSTEQQTEPLEFVLKYQLQTNPHYVRLIWMTDKSGDTTYATPTSDTPQDYENRLRTAALLMQCFTAERMNQLGYGHRTFRLERDRDGKVIVHTWAGGRTMEEYHAMPDDQFWWRDVYRWIDEEHPDPLAKNCVLAAYTRKDPATGQLKSHTALGGGNLGLFGSASVFSWPTSIGSAADTFLDESRFDSTQVHDDSVGRSTYWGLSSTTIGATLHEMGHTFGLPHTTDRYDIMTRGFDHFNRCFTYCDPVSGTNGQPIYFRPNQEAYFAPVSASYLRWSPWFQLDRPTGASTRPDIQLTDTGVTITCKSGIPWVGIHVGGDIHHHEEQDARRPPKKLELTFEQIREMVGGKQPSRLRAISTSGQEAAVNLPNG; encoded by the coding sequence ATGCCCTCTAGCCTGACTCTGCTGTTATTCCTCTGTTTGTCGGCCGCCACCCCAGCGGCCCTGGCCGACAGCACGATTGCGGTCACCAACCACGAGTCGGGATCGACAGTTCGCTATTCGGTCGTGCTGCTAGAAGGGACGATTCCGAGCGACGCTGGACCGCTTACCATCGAGAACCTCAACGCCCCCGAGTACGCCGAACCGGTGCGGGTGGTGCAGCACGAAGGTAAGTTTCGCGCACTCGTGGAACTTGGCAAAGGACGGAACCGAATCCGGCTATCGACAGAGCAGCAAACCGAACCGCTCGAGTTTGTGTTGAAGTACCAACTGCAAACCAATCCCCACTACGTGCGGCTGATTTGGATGACCGACAAATCGGGCGATACCACCTACGCGACTCCCACCAGCGATACCCCGCAAGACTATGAGAATCGGCTACGCACTGCAGCCCTATTGATGCAATGTTTCACTGCCGAGCGGATGAATCAACTCGGCTATGGACATCGAACCTTCCGACTCGAGCGCGATCGCGATGGCAAAGTGATCGTTCATACCTGGGCAGGTGGTCGTACAATGGAAGAGTACCACGCGATGCCCGACGACCAGTTCTGGTGGCGCGACGTCTATCGCTGGATCGACGAAGAGCACCCCGATCCGCTGGCCAAAAACTGCGTTTTAGCCGCGTATACTCGCAAGGATCCAGCCACCGGCCAGTTGAAATCGCATACCGCGCTAGGCGGTGGAAATCTCGGACTTTTTGGCAGTGCTTCAGTCTTCTCGTGGCCCACAAGCATCGGCAGCGCAGCCGATACGTTCCTCGACGAATCGCGTTTCGATTCCACACAGGTGCACGACGATAGCGTCGGCCGCAGCACCTACTGGGGACTTTCGTCGACCACCATCGGTGCAACGCTACACGAGATGGGACATACGTTTGGATTGCCGCATACGACCGATCGCTACGACATCATGACTCGCGGATTCGATCACTTTAATCGTTGCTTTACCTATTGCGATCCAGTGAGCGGTACCAATGGTCAGCCGATTTACTTTCGGCCGAATCAAGAAGCCTACTTCGCACCTGTCAGCGCATCGTACTTGCGTTGGAGCCCCTGGTTTCAACTCGATCGCCCCACAGGTGCTTCAACTCGGCCCGACATTCAACTCACCGACACCGGAGTGACCATCACTTGCAAGTCGGGAATCCCCTGGGTTGGTATCCACGTCGGCGGCGACATCCATCATCATGAAGAACAGGACGCCCGCCGGCCGCCGAAGAAGCTGGAACTAACCTTTGAGCAGATTCGTGAGATGGTCGGTGGCAAACAACCCAGCCGCTTGCGTGCGATCAGCACGAGTGGACAGGAAGCGGCCGTGAATCTGCCGAATGGTTGA
- a CDS encoding sugar kinase, with amino-acid sequence MAVLNLLPADQCEFDLLSLGALVHRLDPGTTPFRRARNFEIHVSGGEYNVAANLASCFGQRTAIATAMVDYGIGELVQARVREMGVTPLYKHMKHDGVRGPNIATVYSDRGLGVRPPVVYYNRANEAAAQLGPGDFDWNAIFARGIRWFHSGGIYAAIGEKTSDLILEGMQAAKAAGAVTSFDLNYRAKLWKTLPGGEEKGIAMNRDIVKNVDVLIGNEEDLQKGLGYEGQDVEQHSKLDPKAFFSMIERVKADYPNVKVVATTLREVQSTNRHNWSAVLWYDGAKFPQEIDSYDPKSADSPKLIGNPMKPMQLDVVDRIGGGDGFASGLIYGLLDGRHPEDCLRLGWAHGALLTTFTGDVSMARLDEVEALAQGGSARVQR; translated from the coding sequence ATGGCTGTCCTGAATCTGCTCCCCGCCGATCAATGTGAATTCGATTTGCTCTCGCTCGGTGCCTTGGTGCATCGATTGGATCCGGGAACGACACCGTTTCGCCGGGCTCGGAACTTTGAGATTCACGTCTCGGGTGGTGAGTACAACGTCGCAGCGAACCTGGCGAGTTGTTTCGGTCAGCGGACCGCGATCGCCACTGCGATGGTCGACTACGGCATCGGCGAGTTGGTACAAGCCCGCGTGCGTGAGATGGGAGTGACCCCGCTCTACAAGCACATGAAGCACGATGGAGTCCGTGGGCCAAACATCGCAACAGTATATAGTGACCGCGGTCTCGGCGTCCGCCCGCCGGTGGTGTATTACAATCGCGCGAATGAAGCAGCCGCCCAGCTTGGTCCAGGCGACTTCGACTGGAATGCCATCTTTGCCCGCGGTATCCGCTGGTTCCACTCGGGTGGCATTTACGCAGCGATCGGCGAGAAGACTTCCGACCTGATTCTCGAAGGCATGCAGGCCGCCAAAGCGGCCGGCGCGGTTACCTCGTTCGACTTGAACTACCGGGCGAAGCTCTGGAAGACCCTGCCTGGCGGGGAAGAGAAGGGCATCGCGATGAACCGCGACATCGTGAAGAACGTCGACGTGCTGATAGGCAACGAAGAGGATCTGCAAAAGGGCCTCGGTTACGAGGGGCAGGATGTCGAGCAGCATTCAAAGCTCGATCCCAAGGCGTTCTTCTCCATGATCGAACGGGTGAAGGCCGACTACCCGAACGTGAAAGTGGTAGCCACGACGCTTCGTGAAGTGCAGTCGACGAACCGCCATAATTGGTCGGCCGTGCTCTGGTACGACGGTGCCAAGTTCCCGCAAGAAATCGACAGCTACGATCCCAAATCGGCTGATTCGCCAAAGCTGATTGGTAATCCGATGAAGCCGATGCAACTCGACGTGGTCGATCGCATCGGTGGGGGCGACGGTTTCGCATCGGGCCTGATTTACGGCCTGCTCGATGGCCGCCATCCTGAAGATTGCTTGCGACTCGGCTGGGCCCATGGGGCGTTGCTAACCACCTTCACCGGCGACGTATCGATGGCTCGCTTGGACGAAGTCGAAGCCTTGGCCCAAGGGGGGTCGGCCCGCGTGCAGCGATAA
- the gnd gene encoding decarboxylating NADP(+)-dependent phosphogluconate dehydrogenase: MSDLCDFGLIGLAVMGENLALNVESRGYKVAVYNRTTSKVDDFIEGRAAGKQFVGCHTVEEMVKALKPPRKVMMLVKAGPAVDALIEQLIPLLDKGDVIIDGGNTYYADTERRTKYVEEQGLLYCGTGVSGGEEGALKGPSMMPGGTPESWEHVKPIFQAIAAKVGPNGDIPCCEWVGPRGAGHYVKMVHNGIEYGDMQLICEAYFLLKEAIGLTNDELYDVFAEWNKGELDSYLIEITRDIFSVKDEETGEFMVDKVLDRAGAKGTGKWMSQLALDLGVPSTLVTEAVYARCLSALKDERVRASKVLKGPHGEHLNGKKYEGDKKEFIEQVRQALYASKIVSYAQGFVQLQAAAAEHDWPLNYGDCAMLWRGGCIIRAVFLDRIKEAFDKDANLENLLLAPYFAEAVDKAQDAWRHVVATAATIGIPVPAFATALAYYDGYRRADLPANLLQAQRDYFGAHTYERTDKPRGEMFHTEWLDLRKTPE; this comes from the coding sequence ATGTCCGATTTATGTGATTTTGGCCTCATCGGCCTCGCCGTGATGGGGGAAAACCTGGCTCTAAATGTTGAGAGCCGTGGCTACAAAGTAGCCGTCTACAACCGCACCACGAGTAAGGTCGACGACTTCATCGAAGGCCGAGCGGCCGGCAAGCAGTTCGTCGGATGCCACACCGTGGAGGAGATGGTGAAAGCCCTCAAGCCGCCCCGTAAGGTGATGATGCTGGTGAAAGCCGGCCCGGCGGTCGATGCTTTGATCGAACAACTGATCCCGCTGCTCGATAAGGGCGACGTCATCATCGATGGCGGCAACACCTACTACGCCGATACCGAGCGACGCACCAAGTATGTTGAAGAGCAAGGTCTGCTCTACTGCGGCACCGGCGTGTCCGGCGGCGAAGAGGGAGCACTCAAAGGCCCCAGCATGATGCCCGGCGGCACGCCGGAATCCTGGGAGCACGTGAAGCCAATCTTCCAGGCGATTGCCGCCAAGGTGGGCCCCAACGGCGACATCCCCTGCTGCGAATGGGTCGGCCCCCGCGGCGCTGGTCACTACGTGAAGATGGTGCACAACGGCATCGAATACGGCGACATGCAGCTCATCTGCGAGGCGTACTTCCTGCTTAAGGAAGCGATCGGCCTGACGAACGACGAACTGTACGACGTGTTTGCCGAATGGAACAAAGGGGAGCTCGATAGCTACCTCATCGAAATCACTCGCGACATCTTCAGCGTCAAGGACGAAGAGACGGGTGAGTTCATGGTCGATAAAGTACTCGACCGTGCGGGTGCCAAAGGCACCGGCAAATGGATGAGCCAACTCGCCCTCGACCTCGGCGTGCCTAGCACACTGGTGACCGAAGCGGTTTACGCCCGCTGCCTGTCGGCCCTTAAGGACGAACGTGTCCGCGCCAGCAAGGTTCTCAAGGGCCCGCATGGCGAACACCTGAACGGCAAAAAGTACGAGGGCGATAAGAAGGAGTTCATCGAGCAGGTACGGCAAGCGTTGTACGCGTCGAAGATCGTGAGCTACGCCCAGGGCTTCGTGCAACTCCAGGCCGCTGCGGCCGAGCACGATTGGCCGCTGAACTACGGCGACTGCGCCATGCTCTGGCGCGGTGGTTGCATCATCCGTGCGGTATTCCTCGATCGCATCAAGGAAGCGTTCGATAAAGACGCGAATCTCGAAAACCTGCTGCTGGCTCCCTACTTTGCCGAGGCCGTCGATAAGGCCCAGGACGCCTGGCGCCACGTCGTGGCCACCGCGGCCACGATCGGCATTCCTGTGCCGGCGTTCGCTACTGCCCTGGCTTACTACGATGGATACCGCCGGGCCGATTTGCCAGCAAACCTGTTGCAAGCCCAACGCGACTACTTCGGCGCCCACACCTACGAGCGCACCGACAAGCCGCGGGGCGAGATGTTCCACACCGAGTGGTTGGATTTGCGTAAAACGCCCGAGTAA